The Methylomonas koyamae genome has a segment encoding these proteins:
- a CDS encoding MBL fold metallo-hydrolase, whose translation MKMTRIYEGAHQWVMFGRDPHRPEKIIDTNQYMVRTADRCLLLDPGGIELFAPMLAAVLHHAPVEEITDLFASHQDPDIISSLGLWDQALPNAKLHAAQLWEGFLRHFGCESIEYVPIPDHGGTINLGSVELQIVPAHYLHSSANFHIYDPQAKILMSGDVGAALEAPGAPVFVDNFEAHIEKMRYFHQRWMPSNQAKRAWLERVRKLDVQILAPQHGRMFKGDDVRRFLDWFEALQVGIAV comes from the coding sequence ATGAAAATGACCAGAATCTACGAAGGCGCGCACCAATGGGTGATGTTCGGCCGCGATCCGCACCGGCCGGAAAAGATTATCGATACCAACCAATACATGGTGCGCACCGCGGATCGTTGCCTGTTGCTGGATCCCGGCGGCATCGAACTGTTTGCGCCGATGTTGGCTGCGGTATTGCACCACGCCCCGGTCGAGGAGATTACCGATTTGTTCGCATCGCATCAGGACCCTGACATTATTTCGTCTCTAGGCCTGTGGGACCAAGCTCTGCCGAACGCCAAATTACACGCGGCGCAGTTGTGGGAGGGGTTTTTACGCCATTTCGGCTGCGAGTCTATCGAATACGTGCCGATTCCGGACCACGGCGGCACGATCAATCTCGGCAGCGTCGAACTGCAAATCGTGCCGGCGCACTATCTGCATTCATCGGCCAACTTTCATATTTACGATCCGCAAGCCAAGATTTTAATGTCGGGCGATGTCGGCGCCGCGTTGGAAGCCCCAGGCGCGCCGGTATTCGTCGATAATTTCGAGGCCCATATCGAAAAGATGCGCTATTTCCACCAGCGGTGGATGCCGTCCAACCAAGCCAAGCGGGCTTGGCTGGAGCGGGTCAGAAAACTGGATGTGCAAATCCTGGCCCCGCAACACGGCCGGATGTTCAAGGGCGACGATGTCAGGCGGTTTCTGGATTGGTTCGAGGCGCTGCAAGTGGGGATTGCCGTATAA
- the miaB gene encoding tRNA (N6-isopentenyl adenosine(37)-C2)-methylthiotransferase MiaB, which produces MAQKLYIQTNGCQMNEYDSDKMRDVLQASHGLELTDIPEQADVLLLNTCSIREKAQEKVFSAVGRWKKIKDKRPDVIIGVGGCVASQEGAALQKRAPYVDIVFGPQTLHRLPELLNKARSGDKHVVDISFPEIEKFDNLPEPRAEGPKAFVSVMEGCSKYCTYCVVPYTRGEEVSRPLNDVIAEIETLAKQGVREINLLGQNVNAYRGAMEDGDIASFALLLHCVAAVDGIDRIRFTTSHPLEFTDDIIEAFAEIPQLVNHLHLPVQSGSNRILAEMKRGHRREDYLEIMRKIKAVRPGISLSSDFIIGFPGETEQDFEDTMALIEEVGFDFSYSFIFSARPGTPAANFADDVSIEVKEQRLQRLKERLNQMFMAISEGMVGSVQSVLVEGVSKKNPLHLTGRTENNRVVNFAAHPRLIGQFVDVLITEALPNSLRGRVSESSIEKVRQTA; this is translated from the coding sequence ATGGCGCAAAAACTTTATATACAGACTAACGGTTGTCAAATGAACGAGTACGATTCCGACAAGATGCGGGACGTACTGCAAGCATCGCACGGTTTGGAATTGACCGATATCCCCGAACAGGCCGACGTGTTATTGCTGAACACCTGTTCGATCCGGGAAAAAGCCCAGGAAAAAGTGTTTTCTGCGGTCGGGCGTTGGAAAAAGATCAAAGACAAACGCCCGGATGTGATTATCGGCGTCGGCGGTTGCGTCGCCAGCCAGGAAGGCGCGGCTCTTCAAAAGCGCGCACCTTACGTCGACATCGTCTTCGGGCCGCAAACCCTGCATCGTCTGCCGGAACTGTTGAACAAGGCGCGTAGCGGCGACAAACATGTGGTCGATATTTCCTTCCCGGAAATCGAAAAATTCGACAACCTGCCTGAGCCGCGCGCCGAAGGTCCGAAAGCCTTCGTGTCGGTGATGGAAGGTTGCAGCAAATATTGCACTTATTGCGTCGTACCTTACACCCGCGGCGAGGAAGTCAGCCGGCCGCTGAACGATGTGATTGCCGAAATCGAAACGCTGGCCAAGCAAGGCGTCCGCGAGATAAATCTGCTCGGCCAGAACGTCAACGCCTACCGCGGCGCCATGGAAGACGGCGACATCGCCAGCTTCGCCTTGTTGTTGCACTGCGTCGCCGCCGTCGACGGCATCGACCGCATCCGCTTTACCACCTCTCACCCGCTGGAATTCACCGACGACATCATCGAGGCCTTCGCCGAGATTCCGCAGTTGGTCAACCACCTACATCTGCCGGTGCAAAGCGGCAGCAACCGGATTCTGGCCGAAATGAAACGCGGCCACCGCCGCGAGGATTACCTGGAGATCATGCGCAAAATCAAAGCGGTGCGGCCGGGAATCAGTTTGTCGTCGGATTTCATAATCGGTTTTCCCGGCGAAACCGAGCAGGATTTCGAAGATACGATGGCGCTGATCGAGGAAGTCGGCTTCGACTTTTCCTACAGTTTTATTTTTAGCGCCAGACCCGGCACGCCGGCGGCGAATTTTGCCGACGACGTCAGCATCGAAGTGAAGGAGCAGCGTCTGCAACGCTTGAAAGAACGTTTGAACCAGATGTTCATGGCCATTTCGGAAGGGATGGTCGGCAGCGTGCAAAGCGTGTTGGTGGAAGGGGTTTCGAAGAAAAATCCGTTGCACTTGACCGGGCGTACCGAGAACAACCGGGTGGTAAATTTTGCCGCCCATCCGCGCCTGATCGGCCAATTCGTCGACGTGTTGATTACCGAAGCGTTGCCGAATTCTTTGCGCGGCCGCGTGTCGGAATCCTCCATCGAAAAAGTCAGACAGACCGCCTAG
- a CDS encoding PhoH family protein produces the protein MLNTSHFSQEITLLPDDAQRLSNFCGQLDSHIRQIEQRLHVDIANRSNHFRVTGVDAAVKAACAVIQKLFEMTEREEITPEQVHLSLQDASIDQLLQPAANHEPVAIRTKRGVIKGRGHNQQDYLRKILSHDINFGVGPAGTGKTYLAVACAVEALQNETVRRIVLVRPAVEAGEKLGFLPGDMAQKVDPYLRPLYDALYDMLGFERVEKLLEKNVIEVAPLAFMRGRTLNDSFIILDEAQNTTVEQIKMFLTRVGFGSTAVITGDVTQIDLPSEKMSGLKHVLKVLKDVEGISFTFFGVRDVVRHPLVQRIVAAYDRYDLEQGKNTP, from the coding sequence GTGTTGAATACCTCGCATTTTTCTCAAGAAATCACGCTGTTGCCGGACGACGCCCAGCGCCTGTCCAATTTCTGCGGCCAACTCGATAGCCACATCCGCCAAATCGAACAGCGCCTGCATGTGGACATTGCCAACCGCAGCAACCATTTTCGAGTCACCGGCGTCGATGCTGCGGTCAAAGCGGCTTGCGCGGTGATTCAAAAACTGTTCGAAATGACCGAGCGCGAAGAAATTACCCCGGAGCAGGTGCACCTGAGTTTGCAGGATGCCAGCATCGACCAACTGCTGCAGCCTGCGGCCAACCACGAGCCGGTAGCGATTCGCACCAAGCGCGGCGTGATTAAAGGCCGTGGCCACAATCAGCAGGATTATTTGCGCAAGATTCTCAGCCACGACATCAATTTCGGCGTCGGTCCGGCCGGCACCGGTAAAACCTATCTGGCGGTGGCTTGTGCCGTCGAAGCCTTGCAAAACGAGACCGTCCGGCGGATCGTCTTGGTGCGCCCGGCCGTAGAAGCCGGCGAGAAACTGGGTTTTTTGCCCGGCGACATGGCGCAGAAAGTCGACCCTTATTTGCGGCCGTTGTACGACGCTTTATACGATATGCTCGGCTTCGAGCGGGTCGAGAAACTGCTGGAGAAAAACGTCATCGAAGTCGCGCCGTTGGCGTTCATGCGCGGCAGAACCTTGAACGATTCCTTCATCATTCTCGACGAAGCCCAAAATACCACGGTGGAACAGATCAAAATGTTCTTGACCCGGGTCGGTTTCGGCTCCACCGCGGTGATTACCGGCGACGTGACTCAAATCGACCTGCCCAGCGAAAAAATGTCCGGCCTGAAGCATGTTTTGAAAGTATTGAAAGACGTGGAAGGGATCAGCTTCACCTTTTTCGGCGTGCGCGACGTGGTCAGGCACCCGTTGGTGCAACGCATCGTCGCGGCGTACGACCGCTACGATCTGGAACAGGGCAAAAACACGCCGTGA
- the ybeY gene encoding rRNA maturation RNase YbeY has translation MNYIDLQIATESVYPAAEQFQAWVDAALSDFQRDSEVTIRLVDTAESAELNSQYRHKSGPTNILSFPFEAPPGVELDLLGDLVICAPVLAREAAEQGKLPEHHWAHITVHGVLHLLGYDHIEEQDAEQMEALEIDILSRLNIANPYLEDSKQ, from the coding sequence GTGAACTATATCGATTTGCAAATTGCTACCGAGTCGGTCTATCCCGCCGCCGAGCAATTCCAAGCCTGGGTCGACGCCGCCTTATCCGATTTCCAACGCGACAGCGAAGTGACGATTCGTCTGGTCGATACTGCGGAAAGCGCCGAATTGAACAGCCAATACCGGCACAAATCCGGCCCGACCAATATCCTCAGCTTTCCGTTCGAGGCGCCGCCGGGCGTGGAGCTCGACCTGTTGGGCGATCTGGTGATTTGTGCGCCGGTGCTGGCGCGCGAGGCGGCCGAACAAGGCAAATTGCCCGAACACCATTGGGCGCATATCACTGTACACGGCGTATTGCATTTGCTAGGGTATGACCACATCGAAGAGCAAGACGCGGAACAAATGGAAGCGCTGGAAATTGACATTCTAAGCCGATTAAACATAGCCAATCCCTATCTGGAGGATAGTAAGCAATGA
- a CDS encoding HlyC/CorC family transporter translates to MSDGNPPSSQPHQKSLIERIGHFLSGEPQDQEDLLEILRESQEKHLLDSDALSMMEGVMHVAEMRVRDIMIPRSQMVVVPREAELETIFPLVVEFAHSRFPVIEEDRSKVVGILLAKDLLAHALRNKALKVEDVMRPVNLVPESKRLNVLLKEFRTERNHMAIVVDEYGNAAGLVTIEDVLEQIVGKIEDEHDDDEVQEFISQRGEKEFILNALTPIEEFNDYFSADLEDDEYDTIGGLIVQRLEHFPKKGEKVEIGDFCFEVLRADNRRVHLLKLKIK, encoded by the coding sequence ATGAGCGATGGTAACCCCCCGAGTAGCCAGCCCCATCAGAAAAGCCTGATCGAACGCATCGGCCATTTTCTGAGTGGGGAGCCGCAAGATCAGGAAGACTTGCTGGAGATATTAAGAGAGTCGCAAGAAAAACATTTGCTCGATTCCGACGCGTTATCCATGATGGAAGGCGTCATGCATGTCGCGGAGATGCGAGTCAGAGACATCATGATCCCGCGTTCGCAGATGGTGGTGGTGCCGCGCGAGGCCGAATTGGAAACCATCTTTCCGCTGGTCGTCGAATTTGCCCATTCCCGTTTTCCCGTCATCGAAGAAGACCGCAGCAAAGTGGTCGGCATTCTGTTGGCCAAGGATTTGTTGGCCCATGCCTTGCGCAACAAAGCGCTGAAGGTGGAAGACGTGATGCGGCCGGTCAACTTGGTGCCGGAAAGCAAACGGCTGAACGTGTTACTGAAGGAATTTCGTACCGAACGCAACCATATGGCGATCGTGGTCGATGAATACGGCAACGCCGCCGGCTTGGTTACCATCGAAGACGTACTGGAGCAAATCGTCGGCAAAATCGAGGACGAGCACGACGATGACGAGGTCCAGGAATTCATTTCGCAGCGCGGCGAAAAAGAGTTCATTCTGAACGCATTAACGCCGATAGAAGAATTCAACGACTATTTTTCCGCCGATCTGGAAGACGACGAATACGACACCATCGGCGGTTTGATCGTGCAACGTTTGGAGCATTTTCCAAAGAAAGGCGAAAAAGTCGAAATCGGCGATTTTTGTTTCGAGGTGTTGCGAGCCGATAACCGCCGCGTGCATCTGCTAAAACTTAAAATCAAGTAA
- a CDS encoding bifunctional diguanylate cyclase/phosphodiesterase: MRASVGIKLGFWLALLGTASTGLTGYYVYDRSRQLLVGAAQAQLLSTVQGLSHRFGDALATTAKDAKTLANLSLCRQIALAKPGSEPAAAKAQLADLFSALLKSHPEYSQVRLIHAQRYGKELVRVDRDRDSVQIVTDAQLQEKNHFPYVFETLSLPATEEIYVSEINLNQELGAHQGFGKPTVRVAVPIGSAPDGYIALVVVNVDLDGLFTLIAGKLPAGIRLLLSNGSGDYLIHPDQAKTFGFERGRRFVIQDDIPEVGEVLYGKRTSAVFATGTEQTLAASSLAAFAKLPLGPQNRRFALLGVYTPLAEVLAGSHTLGWKVVEITAIFSLLASAISLVLARILAKPLNQMTQAVSRFQLGQTLDAAPTGRRDEIGYLANSFVSMTQQLNAQVAELYASEAKLHAILDNAPVGIWLIGMDRRFAFANKTFCSHLGLPEKQVVAYPNLAELLGEELAARFSVADQACLNGADPVHQALERVKFADGKRRVLQITRTRLQDINGKPVGVIGIAMDISDRQHAADRERAHNHVLELVAKGAPLAGTLDAVVLAVETQNPDLLCSILLLDEQGKRLHIAAAPHLPGLADRALEGLPVEIGADNHANAAYCVERTIVEDIQQHPYWAPFKELAAQAGLGACWSEPIRDASGKLLGCLAIYQHKPAAPNADDLLAIEQAANLAGIAVERSRSTEALQLASLVYQNSSEAMAVMDADCAIITVNPAFTELTGYTLAEVAGQSHAILNSNRQSEQFYQAMLHAIGSSGHWKGELWNRRKNGEIFAELLTINTIFNADGSPHRRVAMFSDITQKKQSEELIWTQANFDPLTGLPNRRMFHDRLDQETKKSQRSGLPLALIFIDLDWFKEINDTLGHDMGDMLLKDAALRLSRCVRESDTVARLGGDEFTMILPELDDIASAERVAQSILRTLAEPFQLKNKVAYLSASVGITLYPQDAEKIDALIKNADQAMYAAKHQGRNRYCYFTPAMHAAAHKRMLIAGDLRSALANGQFRLYYQPIVELASGKIMKAEALLRWHHPERGPINPAEFIPIAEDNGLIVDIGNWVFEQAARQARRWREHYHPEFQISINKSPAQFYGSQSHDAWLDYLQELGLAGQGLVVEITEGLLLDASNVVRNSLQAFRDAGMQISLDDFGTGYSALAYLKKFDIDYLKIDRSFVANLAPDSSDMALCEAIIVMAHKLGMQVIAEGLETENQHRLLLESGCDFGQGYHFSRPLPAEDFERFLSAAERPD, encoded by the coding sequence ATGCGGGCGAGCGTCGGCATCAAACTGGGATTCTGGCTGGCGTTGCTCGGCACCGCTTCCACCGGTTTGACCGGTTACTACGTCTACGACCGCAGCCGACAATTGCTGGTCGGTGCCGCACAGGCCCAATTGTTGAGCACGGTCCAGGGCTTGTCTCACCGCTTCGGCGATGCGCTGGCCACAACCGCGAAAGACGCAAAAACACTGGCGAATTTATCGCTTTGCCGGCAAATCGCCTTGGCCAAACCCGGCAGCGAGCCGGCCGCGGCCAAGGCGCAACTGGCCGACCTGTTTTCCGCCTTGCTGAAGAGCCACCCGGAATACAGCCAGGTCCGGCTGATCCACGCCCAGCGCTACGGTAAGGAACTGGTCCGGGTCGACCGCGACCGCGACAGTGTGCAAATCGTGACGGATGCGCAATTGCAGGAAAAAAACCATTTTCCGTATGTATTCGAGACCCTCAGCCTGCCCGCTACCGAAGAGATATACGTCTCGGAGATCAATTTAAACCAGGAACTGGGCGCCCATCAGGGTTTCGGCAAACCGACCGTACGCGTCGCCGTACCGATTGGGTCCGCGCCAGACGGCTACATCGCGCTGGTAGTGGTCAACGTCGATCTGGACGGCCTGTTCACACTGATCGCCGGCAAATTGCCCGCCGGCATCCGCTTGTTGCTCAGCAACGGCAGCGGCGATTATCTGATCCACCCCGACCAGGCCAAAACCTTCGGCTTCGAGCGCGGCCGCCGCTTCGTGATACAAGACGACATCCCCGAAGTCGGCGAGGTGTTGTACGGCAAACGCACGTCTGCGGTATTTGCCACCGGAACCGAGCAAACCTTGGCGGCATCGTCTTTGGCGGCGTTCGCCAAGTTACCGCTGGGTCCGCAAAACCGGCGTTTCGCGCTGTTGGGCGTTTACACGCCGCTGGCCGAGGTGTTGGCCGGCAGCCATACCCTGGGCTGGAAGGTCGTGGAGATCACGGCGATCTTCAGCCTGCTGGCCAGCGCGATCTCATTGGTTTTGGCCAGAATCCTGGCCAAGCCGCTGAACCAGATGACCCAGGCCGTCAGCCGGTTTCAACTGGGGCAAACCCTGGATGCGGCCCCTACCGGCCGCCGCGACGAAATCGGTTATCTGGCCAACAGTTTCGTGTCGATGACCCAACAATTGAACGCCCAGGTCGCCGAATTGTATGCGTCCGAAGCGAAATTGCACGCCATTCTGGACAATGCTCCGGTCGGCATCTGGTTGATTGGCATGGACCGGCGATTTGCCTTCGCCAACAAGACCTTTTGCAGCCATCTGGGCCTGCCGGAAAAGCAAGTCGTCGCCTACCCGAACTTGGCCGAATTGCTGGGCGAGGAATTGGCCGCCCGCTTTAGCGTGGCCGACCAGGCCTGCCTGAACGGCGCCGACCCGGTCCACCAAGCGTTGGAACGGGTAAAATTCGCCGACGGCAAGCGCCGGGTCCTGCAGATTACCCGAACCCGGCTGCAAGACATCAACGGCAAACCGGTCGGCGTGATCGGCATCGCCATGGACATTTCCGACCGCCAGCATGCGGCTGACCGCGAACGCGCCCACAACCACGTCCTGGAGCTGGTCGCCAAGGGCGCGCCGTTGGCCGGCACTCTGGACGCCGTGGTCCTGGCAGTCGAAACCCAGAATCCGGACCTGCTCTGCTCGATCCTGTTATTGGATGAGCAAGGCAAACGCTTGCATATAGCGGCCGCGCCCCACTTGCCGGGCTTAGCCGACAGGGCGCTGGAAGGCTTGCCGGTCGAGATCGGTGCCGACAACCACGCCAACGCAGCCTATTGCGTCGAGCGCACCATCGTCGAAGACATCCAGCAGCATCCGTATTGGGCACCGTTCAAAGAGCTGGCCGCCCAGGCCGGACTCGGCGCCTGCTGGTCGGAACCGATCCGCGACGCTTCCGGCAAACTGCTCGGCTGCCTGGCGATTTACCAACACAAACCGGCCGCACCGAATGCCGACGACTTGCTGGCCATAGAGCAGGCCGCCAACCTGGCCGGCATTGCCGTCGAACGCAGCCGCAGCACCGAGGCGCTGCAATTGGCGTCGCTGGTATACCAGAACAGCAGCGAAGCGATGGCAGTGATGGATGCCGACTGCGCCATCATCACGGTCAACCCGGCTTTTACCGAACTGACCGGCTATACGCTGGCCGAGGTAGCCGGCCAAAGCCACGCCATCTTGAATTCGAATCGGCAGAGCGAGCAGTTTTACCAAGCCATGCTGCATGCAATCGGCAGCAGCGGCCACTGGAAAGGCGAACTTTGGAACCGGCGCAAGAACGGCGAGATCTTTGCCGAATTGCTGACCATCAACACCATTTTCAACGCCGACGGTAGCCCGCACCGGCGCGTGGCGATGTTCTCGGACATCACCCAGAAAAAACAATCCGAGGAATTGATCTGGACCCAGGCCAATTTCGATCCGCTGACCGGCTTGCCCAACCGGCGCATGTTCCACGACCGGCTGGACCAGGAAACCAAAAAGAGCCAACGCAGCGGCTTGCCGCTGGCGCTGATTTTCATCGACCTGGACTGGTTCAAGGAAATCAACGATACGCTGGGCCACGACATGGGCGACATGCTGTTGAAAGACGCCGCGCTACGTTTGAGCCGTTGCGTGCGGGAATCGGATACGGTGGCGCGGCTCGGCGGCGACGAATTCACGATGATACTGCCGGAACTGGACGACATTGCCAGCGCCGAGCGGGTTGCGCAAAGTATTTTGCGAACGTTGGCCGAACCCTTCCAACTGAAAAACAAGGTCGCCTATTTATCGGCCAGCGTCGGCATTACCCTGTATCCGCAAGACGCCGAAAAAATCGATGCGTTGATCAAAAACGCCGACCAGGCCATGTACGCCGCCAAGCATCAGGGCCGCAACCGCTATTGTTATTTCACGCCAGCCATGCATGCCGCCGCCCACAAACGGATGTTGATCGCCGGCGATTTGCGTAGCGCGCTGGCAAACGGCCAGTTCCGGCTTTACTACCAACCGATCGTCGAACTGGCTTCCGGCAAGATTATGAAGGCCGAGGCCCTATTGCGCTGGCACCACCCCGAGCGCGGGCCGATCAATCCGGCCGAGTTCATCCCGATTGCCGAAGACAACGGCCTGATCGTCGATATCGGCAACTGGGTGTTCGAGCAGGCCGCGCGGCAAGCCCGGCGCTGGCGGGAGCATTACCATCCCGAGTTCCAGATCAGTATCAACAAATCTCCGGCGCAATTTTACGGCAGCCAATCGCACGACGCATGGCTCGACTATCTGCAGGAATTGGGGCTGGCGGGGCAAGGGCTGGTCGTGGAAATTACCGAGGGACTGCTGCTGGATGCCAGCAATGTGGTACGAAACAGCCTGCAAGCGTTTCGCGACGCCGGCATGCAGATATCGCTGGACGACTTCGGCACCGGTTATTCGGCATTGGCTTATCTGAAAAAATTCGATATCGATTATTTGAAAATCGACCGTTCCTTCGTCGCCAATTTAGCGCCGGACTCGAGCGACATGGCGTTATGCGAAGCCATCATCGTCATGGCGCACAAGCTGGGCATGCAGGTGATCGCCGAAGGCCTGGAAACCGAAAACCAGCACCGCTTGCTGCTGGAATCCGGCTGCGACTTCGGCCAGGGCTACCACTTTTCGCGGCCATTGCCGGCCGAGGATTTCGAGCGGTTTTTAAGTGCGGCCGAGCGGCCGGACTGA
- a CDS encoding extracellular solute-binding protein, with amino-acid sequence MTPRFLSLAAIAAIAFIAALCPAPAAAQDILRILAWAGYADADTVREFEIRHGAAVEVTYANSDDDLWYKINSAAYDVFAVNTAELQRYIDRHLVQALDPGRLANHARQLPRFRDLHAIPGLVRQGQVFAIPYTYAEMGLIYNRKTMAEAPRSMAAMWDTAYRGRVLAFNTSNHNFSLVGLLLGAADPFRLSDRELATAARELAKLRRNVLTFYSTAEEAVELFTRHDVALVFGNYGNQQLKALRDAGADVGYVIPQEGALAWLDCWAVTRNTGNPDLAAQWIDYTLEPAVSERLSIRHGLANTVTVQPGGETRQKLVWLEPVANPELQKRLWDRIISGEPPEAF; translated from the coding sequence ATGACTCCACGTTTTCTATCCTTGGCCGCAATCGCGGCGATTGCGTTTATTGCCGCGCTCTGCCCTGCGCCGGCAGCCGCACAGGATATTCTGCGAATTTTGGCCTGGGCCGGTTACGCCGACGCCGATACCGTCCGCGAGTTCGAAATTCGCCACGGCGCCGCAGTGGAAGTAACTTACGCCAATTCCGACGACGACCTGTGGTACAAAATCAACAGCGCCGCCTACGACGTGTTTGCAGTCAATACCGCCGAATTGCAGCGTTATATCGACCGGCATTTGGTACAGGCGCTCGATCCCGGCCGGCTCGCCAATCATGCCCGGCAATTGCCGCGCTTCCGCGATCTGCATGCGATTCCCGGCTTGGTACGGCAGGGGCAAGTATTTGCAATCCCCTACACCTACGCGGAAATGGGCTTGATCTACAACCGCAAAACCATGGCCGAAGCGCCGCGATCGATGGCCGCAATGTGGGATACGGCCTACCGGGGCCGGGTGCTGGCGTTCAATACCAGCAACCATAATTTCTCGTTGGTCGGGCTGTTGCTGGGGGCCGCCGACCCGTTTCGCCTCTCCGATCGCGAGCTGGCCACAGCCGCGCGGGAACTGGCGAAATTGCGCCGCAACGTGCTGACTTTTTATTCGACTGCGGAAGAAGCGGTGGAACTGTTTACCCGCCACGACGTTGCGCTGGTGTTCGGCAATTACGGCAACCAACAATTGAAGGCCTTGCGCGATGCCGGCGCCGATGTCGGCTACGTCATTCCGCAAGAAGGCGCGCTGGCTTGGCTGGACTGCTGGGCCGTTACCCGCAACACAGGCAACCCGGATTTGGCCGCACAATGGATCGATTACACGCTGGAACCGGCCGTCAGCGAACGCCTCAGCATTCGCCACGGCCTGGCCAATACCGTTACCGTCCAGCCCGGCGGCGAAACCCGGCAAAAACTGGTCTGGCTGGAACCCGTCGCCAATCCCGAGTTGCAAAAGCGGCTTTGGGACCGCATCATTTCCGGCGAACCGCCCGAGGCGTTTTAA
- a CDS encoding secretin N-terminal domain-containing protein: MKYKAVCLALVVLAGQTTLAGEPVMEVIPLANRPAAEILPLLAPLLDGEDRVVDNGSSLIVRTSPERLANIQSLVRKLDARLSNLMISVLQTSTKTAAELNAEAAIAVSPHAIRMRGMVGNTADLENRQQHQQLRTLEGQPAIIRTGEVRPVHSHNVYQYGYGATVYSNTQMVEATTGFAVTPRLVGQQVVLDVAPWSDRFRQNGQLDTQSAQTSIRANLGEWVEIAGNVDDENSQGSGFDSFNHASRHNRLRILIKVETAD; encoded by the coding sequence ATGAAATATAAGGCGGTTTGCCTGGCGCTGGTGGTATTAGCCGGGCAAACCACGCTGGCCGGCGAGCCGGTGATGGAAGTGATTCCGCTCGCCAACCGGCCGGCTGCCGAAATCCTGCCGTTGTTGGCGCCGCTACTGGACGGCGAAGACCGGGTGGTGGACAACGGCAGCAGCCTGATCGTCAGAACCAGCCCGGAACGGCTGGCGAATATCCAATCGCTGGTCCGCAAACTGGACGCCCGCCTCAGCAATCTTATGATCAGCGTGTTGCAGACCAGTACCAAAACCGCCGCCGAACTCAACGCTGAGGCGGCAATCGCCGTGTCGCCGCATGCGATTCGGATGCGGGGCATGGTCGGCAACACGGCCGATTTGGAAAACCGCCAGCAACACCAACAATTGCGTACCCTGGAAGGCCAGCCGGCCATCATCAGAACCGGCGAAGTCCGGCCGGTACATAGCCACAACGTCTACCAGTACGGTTACGGCGCCACCGTCTACAGTAACACCCAAATGGTCGAAGCGACGACCGGCTTCGCCGTCACACCGCGCTTGGTCGGCCAGCAAGTGGTCCTCGATGTCGCCCCCTGGTCGGACCGCTTTCGCCAGAACGGCCAACTCGACACCCAATCGGCGCAGACCTCGATACGCGCCAATCTGGGCGAATGGGTCGAAATCGCCGGCAACGTCGACGACGAAAATAGCCAAGGTAGCGGCTTCGATAGCTTCAACCACGCTAGCCGGCACAACCGGCTGCGGATACTGATAAAAGTGGAAACCGCCGATTAA